Proteins from a single region of Pseudorasbora parva isolate DD20220531a chromosome 22, ASM2467924v1, whole genome shotgun sequence:
- the zmat3 gene encoding zinc finger matrin-type protein 3: MAMNVKNRDAFYSSADYCNIYSSQPVNYGGCSHYFPRMTVPEPVLKSPLSLMCQQPPQPFQAMTPTQNLRPPPVMMPPDPLQFPHCTPLAVKPPPHLQMQPNLPIPAPPVLSPKPPEEDGQAVGADQEATLEELCKPLYCKLCNVTLNSAQQAQAHYQGKNHSKKLRNFYAGSQQPPPIRILEVVEPVSQQPSATPPTDSANVTASQPLSKGASRVILATENDYCKLCDASFSSPAVAQAHYQGKNHAKRLRLAEAQQNATSSDLSDTQRRPRKEGYEYRLMKNRRAHINTAIPGPYYNPRPRQRIPRDLAMCVTPSGQFYCSMCNSGASEEAEFRLHLESKQHKSRVSEQRYRSEMENLGYT, from the exons ATGGcgatgaatgtaaaaaacagaGATGCTTTTTATTCAAGTGCTGACTATTGCAATATCTACAGCTCTCAGCCTGTGAACTATGGAGGTTGCAGTCATTATTTCCCTCGGATGACAG TTCCAGAACCGGTTCTGAAGTCGCCTCTTAGTTTGATGTGTCAGCAGCCACCTCAGCCCTTCCAGGCCATGACCCCGACTCAGAACCTCAGACCTCCACCTGTGATGATGCCGCCCGACCCCTTGCAATTTCCGCACTGCACACCTCTAGCCGTAAAGCCGCCCCCTCACCTCCAGATGCAGCCCAACCTGCCCATCCCAGCACCTCCCGTCCTCAGTCCAAAGCCCCCTGAGGAAGATGGTCAGGCGGTGGGCGCTGACCAGGAAGCCACCCTGGAAGAGCTTTGCAAGCCTTTGTACTGTAAGCTTTGTAACGTCACTCTCAACTCTGCCCAACAGGCTCAGGCACATTATCAG GGGAAAAACCACAGTAAGAAGCTGCGCAATTTTTATGCTGGCAGCCAGCAGCCACCTCCCATTCGAATACTAGAGGTAGTAGAGCCTGTTTCCCAGCAACCCTCAGCCACTCCACCTACAGATTCTGCAAATGTGACTGCCAGCCAG CCACTTTCGAAGGGCGCTAGCAGAGTCATACTGGCCACGGAAAACGACTACTGCAAGCTGTGTGACGCTTCCTTCAGCTCCCCCGCTGTGGCCCAGGCGCACTATCAGGGCAAAAACCACGCCAAAAGACTGCGGCTGGCTGAGGCGCAGCAGAACGCCACGTCCTC AGACTTGTCTGACACTCAGAGACGGCCCCGGAAAGAAGGGTACGAGTACAGATTAATGAAGAACCGCAGGGCTCATATCAACACTGCCATACCAG GCCCTTACTACAACCCAAGGCCGAGGCAGCGTATCCCACGAGACCTTGCGATGTGCGTCACACCCAGCGGGCAGTTCTACTGCTCAATGTGTAACTCGGGCGCCAGCGAGGAAGCCGAGTTTCGTCTTCACCTGGAGAGCAAGCAGCACAAAAGCAGAGTTTCCGAGCAACGCTACCGTAGTGAGATGGAGAATCTGGGATACACTTAA